The Sulfurihydrogenibium sp. genome includes a region encoding these proteins:
- a CDS encoding ABC transporter ATP-binding protein: MYENFKKYKLLLFLALIGSIVEAGALAGLTFIVKDVIDKVFIEKDLNKLKLIILVLLLLVIIKQIGFIFKEYMYPLALYKVMKNLRENIFKKILNADMSFFFGKQYGEILSRTTNDIEAFKSAMILIGVDFFTQLFTVIAMVGVLIYRDWKLFLIFLFATPLFVISFNYFGEKRKKYSQRVQESAGEYTQFINQLLYGLETIKLFSKEKILSVFESINERFFKNQRKNALYDVFFLSSIEIASYLAAGGIIFYGGVRIINGELTTGDLFSFLSALLILVNSSQILQRGLIQIKAVNPVIERIKFLLDIPQEKEDGIEFKGLKEKIEYKNVSLKINENKILEDVNVLIRKGQKVGIIGQTGSGKSSFIKLLYGVFRNYEGKILLDDTDLKEYNIKTVRDKIAVITQDVFIFNDTIENNLKIAKPDATEEEIINALKKAKADFVFRLKDTIKTIIGERGSSLSGGERQRLAIARIFLKNPDIIIIDEGTSALDEETERYVMEEIYSHFHDKTILIIAHRLKTLEKCDMFIVFENGKVKEIRDSLNAKDSTRS; this comes from the coding sequence ATATACGAAAACTTTAAAAAGTATAAGCTACTTCTTTTTTTAGCACTCATCGGAAGTATTGTAGAAGCCGGAGCTTTAGCAGGATTAACCTTTATAGTCAAAGATGTTATAGATAAAGTCTTTATAGAAAAAGATTTAAACAAACTTAAACTAATCATTCTTGTACTTTTACTGCTTGTAATCATCAAACAGATTGGATTTATCTTTAAAGAGTACATGTATCCACTGGCACTTTATAAAGTGATGAAAAATCTTCGGGAAAATATCTTTAAAAAAATCTTAAACGCAGATATGTCTTTTTTCTTTGGAAAGCAGTATGGAGAAATACTAAGCAGGACTACAAACGATATAGAAGCTTTTAAATCTGCAATGATTTTAATTGGTGTGGATTTTTTCACTCAGCTATTTACAGTGATTGCAATGGTTGGAGTTTTGATTTATAGAGATTGGAAGCTGTTTTTAATCTTTTTGTTTGCAACACCACTTTTTGTTATCTCATTTAACTACTTTGGAGAAAAAAGGAAAAAATACTCACAAAGAGTTCAAGAATCGGCAGGAGAGTACACACAGTTTATAAATCAGCTTTTGTATGGTCTTGAGACAATAAAACTTTTTAGTAAAGAGAAAATTCTATCAGTTTTTGAATCTATAAATGAAAGATTTTTTAAAAATCAAAGAAAAAACGCACTTTATGATGTATTTTTCTTATCATCTATAGAGATAGCTTCATACTTGGCAGCTGGCGGGATTATATTCTACGGTGGAGTAAGAATAATAAACGGAGAGCTAACAACAGGAGACCTTTTCTCATTTTTATCTGCTTTGCTGATTTTAGTAAACTCTTCTCAAATTCTACAAAGAGGATTAATACAGATAAAAGCTGTAAATCCTGTTATAGAAAGAATAAAATTTTTACTTGACATTCCACAAGAAAAAGAAGATGGTATAGAATTTAAAGGCTTGAAAGAAAAGATAGAATACAAAAACGTTAGCTTAAAAATAAACGAAAATAAAATACTTGAAGATGTAAATGTATTGATAAGGAAAGGTCAAAAAGTTGGGATTATTGGTCAAACAGGTTCTGGAAAAAGTAGTTTTATAAAGCTTTTATATGGAGTTTTTAGAAATTACGAAGGAAAGATACTTTTAGATGATACAGATTTGAAAGAGTATAACATTAAAACAGTAAGAGATAAAATTGCAGTCATTACTCAAGATGTGTTTATTTTTAATGATACGATAGAGAATAATTTAAAGATTGCAAAACCTGATGCCACAGAAGAAGAAATCATAAACGCTCTGAAAAAAGCTAAAGCAGATTTTGTTTTTAGATTAAAAGATACGATTAAGACAATAATAGGCGAAAGAGGAAGCAGTCTATCAGGGGGAGAAAGACAAAGGCTTGCAATAGCAAGAATCTTTCTAAAAAATCCTGACATTATCATCATAGACGAAGGCACTTCCGCGTTGGATGAAGAGACAGAAAGGTATGTGATGGAAGAGATTTACTCTCATTTTCATGATAAAACAATCTTGATAATAGCACATAGATTAAAGACTTTAGAAAAATGTGATATGTTTATAGTGTTTGAAAATGGAAAAGTGAAGGAGATAAGGGATAGTTTAAATGCTAAGGATAGTACACGTAGTTAA
- the panC gene encoding pantoate--beta-alanine ligase: MEVITNPRQMQTLMLSLKRQGKKIGFVPTMGYLHEGHLSLIRCSKKENNITVVSIFVNPIQFGANEDFGRYPRDFERDKSLCEKENVDYIFYPSYEEMYPDGFQTYVEVSELSKGLCGDFRPGHFKGVATVVAKLFNIVCPDNAYFGKKDFQQLKVIQRMVKDLNFPVNVVGCPVVREPDGLAMSSRNKYLSTEERESALYINKALFEAKRMFEDGITDPNLIKERVRQIISQAKHLKEIQYVEIVDSNTLKPVDKVKKSDVLAVAVYIGNTRLIDNIEF; this comes from the coding sequence ATGGAAGTAATTACAAATCCAAGACAAATGCAAACTTTGATGCTATCTTTAAAAAGGCAAGGTAAAAAAATAGGCTTTGTTCCAACGATGGGCTATCTTCACGAAGGGCATCTGTCTTTAATCAGATGTAGCAAAAAAGAAAATAATATTACAGTCGTTAGTATATTTGTAAATCCAATACAGTTTGGAGCAAACGAAGATTTTGGAAGATATCCAAGAGATTTTGAAAGAGATAAAAGTCTTTGTGAAAAAGAAAATGTAGATTATATATTCTATCCAAGCTATGAAGAAATGTATCCTGACGGGTTTCAAACTTATGTTGAAGTTTCAGAGCTTTCAAAAGGTTTGTGTGGAGATTTTAGACCGGGTCATTTTAAAGGTGTGGCAACAGTTGTAGCAAAGCTTTTTAATATAGTTTGTCCAGACAATGCATACTTTGGAAAAAAAGATTTTCAGCAACTTAAAGTTATTCAAAGGATGGTCAAAGATTTAAACTTTCCGGTCAATGTAGTTGGCTGTCCGGTTGTAAGAGAGCCGGATGGTTTAGCTATGTCTTCACGAAATAAATATCTATCGACTGAAGAAAGAGAATCGGCACTTTATATTAATAAAGCATTGTTTGAAGCAAAAAGAATGTTTGAAGATGGAATAACAGACCCAAATCTTATAAAAGAAAGAGTAAGACAGATAATATCCCAAGCAAAACATCTAAAAGAAATTCAGTATGTAGAAATCGTTGATAGTAATACATTAAAGCCGGTAGATAAAGTAAAAAAATCAGACGTGTTGGCAGTAGCGGTATATATAGGAAATACAAGGCTTATTGATAATATTGAATTTTAA
- a CDS encoding rhomboid family intramembrane serine protease yields MIPIKDDVPTRSFPLITLLLIGFNVGVFLHEMSLSDEELEIFIRTYGLLPLDLIHFNLLNFITHMFIHGNIAHIFGNMLFLWIFGNNVEDALGKFRFLILYFMSGFAAAILQSAVAILVGDINIPMVGASGAISGIIAAYGKLYPFARVYAVIPPFIFFIFALPAWFFIGYWFVIQVLSAMFIPTSLGGVAWYAHIGGFLAGWYLIDNLYPRAKKIVIYTR; encoded by the coding sequence ATGATACCAATTAAAGATGATGTACCTACAAGGTCATTCCCATTAATAACTTTACTTTTGATAGGTTTTAATGTAGGTGTTTTTCTTCATGAAATGAGTTTGTCCGATGAAGAGCTCGAAATATTTATTAGAACTTACGGACTTCTTCCTCTTGACCTTATTCACTTTAATCTTTTAAATTTTATAACACATATGTTTATTCATGGAAATATTGCACATATTTTTGGAAACATGCTGTTTTTATGGATCTTTGGCAATAATGTTGAAGATGCACTTGGAAAATTTAGATTTTTAATATTGTATTTTATGTCCGGGTTTGCTGCTGCAATACTTCAATCTGCAGTTGCTATATTAGTAGGAGACATAAACATACCTATGGTTGGAGCATCAGGAGCAATTAGCGGTATAATAGCGGCTTACGGAAAGCTTTATCCCTTTGCAAGAGTTTATGCAGTAATTCCACCGTTTATATTCTTTATCTTTGCTCTTCCTGCCTGGTTTTTTATAGGTTATTGGTTTGTTATTCAAGTTTTATCAGCCATGTTTATTCCAACATCTCTTGGCGGTGTGGCTTGGTATGCCCATATTGGTGGATTTCTTGCAGGTTGGTATCTAATAGATAATCTATATCCAAGAGCTAAAAAAATTGTGATATATACGAGGTAA
- a CDS encoding glycosyltransferase family 4 protein, giving the protein MENNYIKILWINANPNPNPGGTEQHSIDFINALEKIDNLTIYKAVAKGSFVDKNTSDKNKFYITLKSEFSPINTIKLIRLAKKLKPDFVIGNNGNEYINTFLAGKLSGSKVILFRHMLNYQPFFIKKFILPKVDKIFAVSYASKLRLMKDGIAENKITVLYNFIDEEKFYYSEFEKKQVRQELKISPNEKVITFIGKVAEGKGIFDFVEVSKLLAKKYDNLKFLIIGDGKELSIAKEMIKEYGLSDKYIITGYTNKPEYFLKASDFVLVLSKGEESFGRTVVEGFAVKSLVVVYDVENLKYLVEDFKTGIVAEKGNFKQVFEKLDKILSDENLYKTIVENGYNEFKNKYTKKIILEKFLKELQDFSR; this is encoded by the coding sequence ATGGAAAACAATTATATAAAAATTCTATGGATTAATGCAAATCCAAATCCAAATCCCGGTGGAACAGAGCAGCATTCTATTGACTTTATTAATGCATTAGAAAAGATAGATAATCTTACAATCTATAAAGCTGTTGCAAAAGGAAGCTTTGTAGACAAAAATACATCAGATAAAAATAAATTCTATATAACTTTAAAGTCTGAATTTTCACCAATAAACACGATAAAACTAATAAGATTAGCAAAAAAATTAAAGCCTGACTTTGTAATTGGAAACAACGGCAATGAATATATAAACACTTTTTTAGCCGGTAAACTCTCCGGAAGTAAAGTCATTCTTTTTAGACATATGCTTAACTATCAGCCGTTTTTCATAAAAAAGTTTATACTTCCAAAGGTAGATAAGATTTTTGCAGTCAGCTATGCAAGTAAATTAAGACTTATGAAAGATGGAATAGCAGAAAATAAAATCACGGTTTTATATAACTTTATTGACGAAGAAAAGTTTTATTACTCGGAATTTGAAAAAAAGCAAGTTAGGCAAGAGCTAAAGATCAGTCCAAATGAAAAAGTTATAACATTTATTGGAAAGGTTGCAGAGGGTAAAGGTATTTTTGACTTTGTAGAAGTGTCTAAGCTTCTTGCCAAAAAGTATGATAATTTAAAATTTTTGATAATAGGAGATGGAAAAGAGCTTTCAATAGCAAAAGAGATGATAAAAGAGTATGGACTATCCGATAAATACATAATAACAGGATATACAAACAAACCTGAATACTTTTTAAAAGCTTCTGATTTTGTACTTGTACTATCAAAAGGAGAAGAGAGCTTTGGAAGGACTGTTGTAGAAGGTTTTGCAGTCAAGAGTTTGGTCGTCGTTTATGATGTGGAGAATTTAAAATATTTAGTAGAAGATTTTAAAACTGGCATAGTAGCAGAAAAAGGAAATTTTAAACAAGTATTTGAGAAATTAGATAAAATTTTATCAGATGAGAATTTATATAAAACAATCGTTGAAAATGGCTATAATGAGTTTAAAAACAAATACACAAAAAAGATAATTTTAGAAAAATTTTTAAAGGAGCTACAAGATTTTAGCCGCTAA
- a CDS encoding NAD(P)H-dependent glycerol-3-phosphate dehydrogenase: protein MNLGVIGAGSWGTALAQVLSVNFENVFIWDIDKEVLDSVKNSNINVKYHPDIKLNTNIKPIHDLQELINKSDILIVVIPTQYIRQTLSRVKIENKPVISASKGIEIESLKLVSDIIEESLGTDKKYIFALSGPSFAKEVIKGLPTAVVLAGNTEIGNKLLSYLNTKTFRVYLSDDLVGAEVGGAIKNVIAIATGISDGLGFGNNARASIITRGLYEISKIVKIYGGNPQTVYGLSGLGDLVLTATGELSRNRTFGMLIGQGYSVEEALKKVGQVVEGYTTVKAVYDIKNKYNIELPISYQVYRVLYENLNPKDAAMELMNRGYKFEFMEENK from the coding sequence TTGAATTTAGGAGTAATTGGTGCAGGCAGTTGGGGAACTGCATTAGCCCAGGTTCTTAGTGTCAATTTTGAAAATGTCTTTATCTGGGATATAGACAAAGAAGTTTTAGATAGCGTTAAAAATTCAAACATAAATGTAAAATACCATCCGGATATTAAGCTAAATACAAACATTAAGCCAATCCATGATTTACAAGAATTGATAAACAAAAGTGATATTCTCATCGTAGTAATTCCTACCCAGTATATTAGACAGACACTATCAAGAGTAAAGATAGAAAATAAGCCGGTAATCTCTGCATCAAAAGGAATAGAAATAGAAAGTCTAAAGCTTGTGTCTGATATCATAGAAGAAAGTCTCGGTACTGATAAAAAATATATATTTGCTTTATCCGGTCCATCATTTGCAAAAGAAGTAATAAAAGGACTACCAACGGCCGTTGTCTTAGCCGGAAATACAGAAATAGGTAATAAGCTTTTAAGTTATTTAAATACAAAGACTTTTAGAGTATATCTTTCTGATGATTTGGTAGGTGCAGAAGTAGGAGGAGCTATTAAAAACGTGATAGCAATAGCTACCGGGATTAGTGATGGACTTGGTTTTGGGAATAATGCAAGGGCAAGTATAATTACAAGAGGCTTGTATGAAATCAGTAAAATAGTAAAAATATATGGTGGAAATCCACAAACAGTTTACGGACTATCTGGACTTGGAGACTTAGTCTTGACTGCAACGGGAGAATTATCAAGAAATAGGACGTTTGGAATGCTTATTGGTCAAGGCTACTCGGTAGAAGAAGCTTTAAAAAAGGTAGGTCAAGTTGTAGAAGGTTATACAACAGTGAAAGCAGTTTATGATATAAAAAATAAATATAACATTGAGCTACCAATATCTTATCAGGTTTATAGAGTTCTTTATGAAAATCTAAATCCAAAAGATGCTGCCATGGAGCTTATGAACAGAGGATACAAATTTGAATTTATGGAGGAAAACAAATGA
- a CDS encoding polysaccharide deacetylase family protein, which translates to MKIFMYHNIDIPPKEAKLKSLYVKPNKFETQLKVLKKLGYNFVKTEDLENYPKKSILLTFDDGFKDFYDNAFPIIKKYNANAIVFVPAGLVGTFNQWDYEKLNVRKKLMNWEEIKTIYKEGIEIGSHTLTHPFLTKIPKEMAKTEIQDSKKILEDMLSTEITCFCYPYGDYNETIRDLVIEAGYKYAFTTKEGSLEQSDNFYEIKRVMISGFYSLPKVLWKTII; encoded by the coding sequence ATGAAAATCTTTATGTATCACAACATAGACATACCACCAAAAGAAGCTAAATTAAAATCGTTATATGTTAAACCAAACAAATTTGAAACACAGTTAAAAGTCTTAAAAAAACTTGGGTACAACTTTGTGAAAACAGAAGACCTTGAAAACTATCCAAAAAAGTCTATTTTACTAACATTTGATGATGGTTTTAAGGATTTTTACGATAATGCTTTTCCAATAATTAAAAAATACAACGCTAATGCTATTGTCTTTGTCCCTGCCGGATTGGTAGGTACTTTTAACCAATGGGATTATGAAAAGTTAAACGTAAGAAAAAAATTAATGAACTGGGAAGAGATAAAGACAATTTATAAAGAAGGCATTGAAATAGGATCTCACACATTGACCCATCCATTTTTGACAAAAATACCAAAAGAAATGGCAAAAACAGAGATTCAAGACTCAAAAAAAATATTAGAAGATATGCTATCAACAGAGATAACGTGCTTTTGCTATCCATACGGAGACTATAACGAGACTATTAGAGATTTAGTCATAGAAGCAGGTTATAAGTATGCTTTTACAACAAAAGAAGGAAGTTTAGAACAAAGCGATAATTTTTATGAGATAAAACGAGTAATGATTTCAGGATTTTACTCATTGCCAAAGGTTCTATGGAAAACAATTATATAA
- the bioB gene encoding biotin synthase BioB, which produces MEILNNLAERVISGEKLTKEEGLQILSIPDELVMELVEEASKVREYFFKNQMEFCSLINAKNGACTEDCSFCAQSSHYKTPINAYGLVSKDEMLSGAEKAVAINANRYCIVVSGRRASKEEVDKIADAVKEIKKSYPIKVCCSLGTIDEEDLTKLKDAGVDRINHNLETSERYFPKIVSTHTWKERYETIKKIQKVGLSTCTGGIFGMGESDEDIVDLAMTYRDLKVDSIPLNFLIPIPGTPLEDKHNLTPLKCLKIIALFRLFNPKSEIRLCGGRELNLKDYHDVAFEIANCLMVGGYLTRAGREPGKDEEMARRLGRELIKNGASFSVSK; this is translated from the coding sequence ATGGAAATTTTAAATAATCTTGCAGAGAGAGTAATATCCGGAGAAAAGCTTACAAAAGAAGAAGGGCTTCAGATTCTATCTATTCCTGATGAGTTAGTAATGGAGCTTGTTGAAGAAGCTTCAAAAGTTAGAGAGTATTTTTTTAAAAATCAGATGGAGTTTTGCAGTCTGATAAATGCTAAAAATGGAGCTTGTACAGAAGATTGCTCATTTTGTGCCCAATCTTCACATTATAAAACACCCATCAATGCTTATGGATTAGTTAGTAAAGATGAGATGCTTTCAGGTGCAGAAAAAGCTGTTGCTATAAATGCTAACAGATACTGTATAGTTGTTAGTGGAAGGAGAGCTTCCAAGGAAGAAGTAGATAAAATAGCAGATGCTGTAAAGGAGATTAAAAAAAGTTATCCAATAAAAGTTTGTTGTTCACTTGGAACGATCGATGAAGAAGATTTAACTAAGTTAAAAGATGCAGGAGTAGATAGGATAAATCATAATTTAGAAACATCTGAAAGATATTTTCCGAAGATTGTCTCTACTCATACCTGGAAAGAAAGGTATGAAACGATTAAAAAGATTCAAAAGGTTGGTTTATCTACATGTACCGGTGGAATTTTTGGTATGGGAGAGTCTGACGAAGACATTGTAGATTTGGCAATGACTTATAGAGATTTAAAAGTAGATTCAATACCGTTAAATTTTTTAATCCCAATTCCCGGAACACCTCTTGAAGATAAACATAATCTAACACCTTTAAAATGCTTAAAAATTATTGCGTTGTTTAGATTGTTTAATCCAAAATCTGAGATTAGGTTGTGTGGCGGTAGGGAGCTAAATTTAAAGGATTATCATGATGTTGCTTTTGAGATTGCTAACTGTCTTATGGTAGGGGGTTATTTAACAAGAGCAGGAAGAGAACCAGGTAAAGATGAAGAAATGGCAAGAAGATTAGGAAGAGAACTTATTAAAAATGGTGCAAGTTTTAGTGTGAGTAAATAA
- a CDS encoding MFS transporter, with protein MIDKDFLPEEKKITLGLAFIFALRMLGLFLALPVLSIYAKNMPGSDAFLAGLAIGAYGLTQAIFQIPYGLWSDKIGRKPIIITSTIIFILGSFLSAYAASIENIHLLIIGRFLQGIGAVSSVVIALLADMTREEIRTRAMATIGASIGMAFAFGMVLGPLIASHFGLAGIFTFTGILGLISLPYIIFGIKEPPVVKHHDDAEFTSSYLSVVLKDKNLLKMDFGMFVLHMTLTAVFTAVPIIFAHQHTINVKDLWKIYLLMFFVGLTIMVPSTIIAEKKNKIKEVKMLGILVLIVSFIMFLMFKNNFYLTVLAIVVYFTGFMMLEPIMPSLMSKYAKPHVKGTASGVFNTAQFVGAFVGGAVGGYLLKLDDSANFNFIFLIILTVIWLGLVSTMEMPKKKEVLNNDTN; from the coding sequence ATGATAGATAAAGATTTTTTACCGGAAGAGAAGAAGATTACCTTAGGCTTGGCTTTTATCTTTGCACTAAGAATGCTTGGACTATTTTTAGCTTTACCGGTGTTAAGTATTTACGCTAAGAATATGCCAGGTTCAGATGCATTTTTGGCAGGTCTTGCAATAGGTGCTTATGGTCTTACTCAGGCTATTTTTCAGATACCATACGGGCTTTGGAGTGATAAGATTGGTAGAAAGCCAATCATAATAACAAGCACAATAATATTTATTCTTGGTAGCTTTTTGTCAGCCTATGCTGCAAGTATAGAAAATATACATCTTTTAATCATTGGTAGATTTTTGCAAGGTATAGGGGCTGTTTCTTCTGTAGTTATTGCACTTCTTGCTGATATGACAAGAGAAGAGATAAGAACAAGAGCAATGGCTACTATCGGTGCATCTATTGGTATGGCGTTTGCTTTTGGTATGGTATTAGGACCACTGATTGCTTCTCATTTTGGTTTAGCTGGCATATTTACATTTACAGGAATACTTGGTCTAATTTCTCTGCCCTATATAATCTTTGGAATAAAAGAGCCTCCTGTAGTTAAACACCATGATGATGCAGAGTTTACATCTTCATATTTAAGTGTCGTTTTAAAAGATAAAAATCTTCTAAAAATGGACTTTGGAATGTTTGTATTACATATGACTTTAACGGCGGTATTTACAGCAGTTCCTATTATCTTTGCACATCAGCATACGATTAACGTAAAAGATTTATGGAAAATTTACTTACTTATGTTTTTTGTAGGATTAACTATAATGGTTCCATCCACAATAATTGCCGAAAAGAAAAACAAGATAAAAGAAGTTAAAATGCTTGGAATTTTAGTGTTGATAGTTTCATTTATAATGTTTTTAATGTTTAAAAATAACTTTTATCTTACAGTTTTAGCGATTGTTGTCTACTTTACCGGATTTATGATGTTGGAGCCAATCATGCCATCGTTGATGAGTAAGTATGCAAAACCACATGTTAAGGGAACAGCTTCTGGGGTGTTTAACACTGCTCAGTTTGTTGGTGCTTTTGTTGGAGGTGCTGTTGGCGGTTATTTATTAAAATTAGATGATTCAGCAAACTTTAATTTTATATTTTTAATCATACTAACCGTTATTTGGCTTGGCTTGGTTTCTACAATGGAGATGCCTAAGAAAAAAGAGGTTTTAAATAATGATACCAATTAA